A stretch of DNA from Calditrichota bacterium:
CCCTCTGCGGCAGAAGTTCAATCCGCACGGGGCGAATGGTCTAACAGGCCTCGCCCGCTCTTAACGATCATGTCGCGGGCCTGCAACTCGTTGAGCACCGCGTCCAGAATGCCATTGACGAACTTGTCGCTCTTCTCGGTGCTGTACTTGCGCGAGATCTCGATGGCCTCGTCGATGCTCACCTTGGGCGGGATGTCCTCGAAGTGGAGGAATTCGCACACGGCCATGCGCAGGACAATTTTGTCGATGACTGCCAGCCGGGCAAAGTCCCAGTTGGTACTCTTGGCAACGATGTACGCGTCGAGCTCCTCGCGGTGTTGCAGGGTCAAGGTCACGAGGCGGTGGATGAACTCCGCCAGCTGCCCGTCAACCTGGCGCATGACCAGGGGATCAGCCAGCACCTCGGAAGCACTCCGGCCGCTCAGTTCAGCAGCATAGAGGGCACGGAGCGCCAACTCCCGTGCCGCCCG
This window harbors:
- the nusB gene encoding transcription antitermination factor NusB, producing MVHTRRAARELALRALYAAELSGRSASEVLADPLVMRQVDGQLAEFIHRLVTLTLQHREELDAYIVAKSTNWDFARLAVIDKIVLRMAVCEFLHFEDIPPKVSIDEAIEISRKYSTEKSDKFVNGILDAVLNELQARDMIVKSGRGLLDHSPRAD